One window of Scheffersomyces stipitis CBS 6054 chromosome 1, whole genome shotgun sequence genomic DNA carries:
- the LIP10 gene encoding triacylglycerol lipase precursor encodes MKLSVLIVIASQLFAVAKSISVGRIQLDPRDKNPPDYNKLVEYAHLTSFAYCIKRGLTTGLLGDKDTNCPKHSCQDDEFKNIEVLKTFNFNKQGNVGSGYIAIDEEQKRILLVYRGTASRSDWVSDMDFYPVNYTPYVLSGDTSIASTKSIETEGCRVHKGFYSFIQNNFSFIYKFINSLKKKHPDYQVVLSGHSLGAALAVLTGIEFQLMGHDPLIVTYAGPKLGNDKFAEFTNKIFQTTVKAESIDSTHDFQSGLIRIVHYLDIVPSLPPSPYFKHAGYEYYIDKSKLPHEPSNLQRPGVQSQLDIQKRAAPGGISLGKLWPEWFGKYEHTHYFIKVTGCEPEDDENR; translated from the coding sequence ATGAAGTTGTCTGTCTTGATAGTTATTGCTTCGCAACTTTTTGCAGTTGCGAAGTCTATATCAGTGGGGAGAATTCAACTCGATCCTAGGGACAAAAACCCTCCTGATTACAACAAACTAGTAGAGTATGCTCATTTGACTTCCTTTGCCTACTGTATTAAGAGGGGTTTAACCACAGGTTTGCTTGGAGATAAAGACACCAATTGTCCTAAACACAGCTGCCAGGATGAtgaattcaagaatattGAGGTCTTGAAGAcgttcaacttcaataaaCAGGGAAATGTTGGATCTGGCTACATAGCCATTGATGAAGAGCAGAAGAGAATCTTATTGGTATACCGGGGAACTGCTTCAAGGTCAGACTGGGTCTCAGACATGGACTTTTATCCCGTCAACTATACACCATATGTTCTATCCGGAGATACTTCCATTGCTTCCACCAAGTCAATAGAAACAGAAGGGTGCAGAGTTCACAAAGGTTTCTACAGCTTTATTCAAaacaacttttcttttatATACAAATTCATCAACAGCCTCAAGAAAAAACACCCAGATTATCAAGTTGTATTGAGTGGACATTCTCTTGGTGCTGCTTTGGCCGTATTGACAGGAATTGAATTTCAACTTATGGGCCATGACCCGCTTATTGTTACATACGCTGGCCCCAAGCTTGGAAATGACAAGTTTGCAGAATTCACCAACAAAATCTTCCAAACTACTGTCAAGGCAGAGTCCATTGATTCCACACATGACTTTCAAAGTGGTTTGATTCGAATTGTTCACTACTTGGATATAGTTCCAAGCTTGCCTCCAAGCCCATACTTTAAACATGCTGGGTACGAATACTATATTGATAAAAGTAAGCTTCCGCACGAGCCTTCAAATTTACAAAGGCCCGGGGTGCAATCCCAACTTGATATCCAAAAGAGAGCTGCTCCTGGGGGCATCAGTCTTGGAAAGTTATGGCCAGAGTGGTTCGGAAAGTACGAACACACACACTATTTCATCAAGGTAACGGGATGTGAACCCGAGGATGACGAAAACAGGTAA
- the VSP71 gene encoding Predicted BBOX Zn-finger protein: MLVEEVPKTSSSNSSTIYFTSSINLSARSVHRGGATGDEDSVGSNKKGRAKVNYNVNLLMNAQTQINDESNTGPLKSAQQVQLERLVSRRLVELNKESATASFEIPKNFAYNSIHSNSNKSRLGQTPTTKRILAARRNLNSYFEEERNLMSINTILGVNFQFIDFAEVEAAPKIKRAKVDKIYRPRLRLCCICGSQSHYSRCSNCGLYYCSVQCNNIHMESRCT, encoded by the coding sequence ATGTTGGTCGAGGAAGTGCCGAAGACGTCGAGCTCGAATAGCTCGACTATCTATTTCACTTCTTCGATAAATCTCTCAGCCAGATCAGTTCACCGTGGAGGAGCAACTGGagatgaagattctgtTGGTTCTAATAAAAAAGGAAGAGCTAAAGTCAACTATAATGTCAATCTATTGATGAATGCGCAGACACAAATAAACGATGAGCTGAATACGGGTCCTTTGAAATCTGCTCAGCAGGTTCAATTAGAGAGGTTAGTATCCAGAAGACTAGTAGAACTAAACAAGGAATCTGCTACAGCCTCTTTCGAGATCCCCAAAAACTTTGCTTACAATAGCATACATTCTAATTCCAACAAGAGCCGTTTGGGCCAGACGCCTACTACAAAGAGAATTCTTGCTGCTCGTCGTAACTTGAATCTgtactttgaagaagagcGTAACTTGATGTCTATCAACACAATTCTTGGAGTAAATTTCCAGTTCATCGACTTTGCCGAGGTCGAAGCAGCTCCTAAAATCAAGCGAGCTAAAGTGGACAAGATATATAGACCCAGATTACGCTTGTGCTGTATTTGTGGATCCCAGTCTCACTATTCGAGATGCTCTAATTGTGGTTTGTACTATTGTAGTGTTCAATGTAATAATATCCACATGGAGCTGAGGTGTACATAG
- the MDM35 gene encoding Mitochondrial Distribution and Morphology, with translation MGNIMSVSFAPECTESKNKYDDCFNKWYTEKFLQGKSLQNECTEFWDTYITCVNAALVKQKVKPMLDKAREDQPFTSEEIRASAGTEKK, from the coding sequence ATGGGAAACATCATGTCTGTGTCCTTTGCACCTGAGTGCACAGAatccaagaacaaataCGACGACTGTTTCAACAAATGGtatactgaaaaattcttgCAGGGCAAATCTCTTCAGAACGAATGTACCGAGTTCTGGGACACCTACATCACATGCGTGAATGCTGCATTAGTCAAACAGAAGGTCAAGCCCATGTTGGACAAGGCTAGAGAAGACCAGCCGTTTACCTCGGAAGAGATCCGAGCCAGCGCAGGTACTGAGAAGAAATGA
- the ASK1 gene encoding DASH complex subunit ask1 (Outer kinetochore protein ASK1) (Associated with spindles and kinetochores protein 1), with translation MKRYSIAPSSSRRKSAAASAYNDDSAFARQELERLEQETTLVLQEIDKNISRANSVINDRLIPVIKDYSSETRKVWNNAGFWKYFFEHSANVELNSYEDPINTNTDVNTIANTGNNLLFDDDEKEEEIVDANDEYENDNDRVDELPVFKRPLVNHGSIVYATDPQTNIALTARYDPSESIGLQIPPMLTATLSSSEATNTNSRSPVRRTRSPSKTQTLRQSLDAYHRVSISPRKIQTPLRTYDEVRRRSSMIRELINSSPTLPEPPILQSEIGNSPPPVSHNSKDSAQSAAASSRDVLSPVLIESVYSPAKSIHSSAHRKGAASAENTIQRFPSTPKFVERLSGGAGVDIMRTPFGTRLRYGDDSDLQPPELQNDVPLSSTMTRPSTAADALPVEGSSKRKSGGTEGSSKRPRPLETNDDNENVFLDSTNKNVSAGSTVYHSILQQERDKSRDNTNHSQSRSISQVFDDVIARISGKRTDTNVDEGQAHDELERANGPEVNDIFKEVSGTQEDASLQDHTGNSTSELGPLRERWRNINGL, from the exons ATGAAACGGTATTCCATAGCCCCGTCGCTGTCCAGGCGAAAATCGGCGGCAGCCTCGGCCTACAATGATGATTCTGCATTTGCTCGCCAGGAACTAGAACGATTAGAGCAGGAGACAACGCTAGTATTACAAGAAATCGACAAGAATATCTCACGGGCCAACTCGGTAATAAACGACCGATTGATTCCCGTCATCAAAGACTACTCCTCCGAGACCAGGAAGGTGTGGAACAATGCTGGTTTCTGGAAATACTTCTTTGAGCATCTGGCCaatgtagaattgaattcGTACGAGGATCCCATAAACACAAACACTGACGTGAATACAATTGCTAATACGGGAAACAATTTGCTTtttgacgatgacgaaaaagaagaggaaattGTTGATGCAAACgatgaatatgaaaatgacaatgaTCGTGTAGATGAACTTCCAGTATTCAAGCGTCCACTTGTAAATCAT G GTTCAATCGTCTACGCCACAGATCCACAAACGAACATCGCTCTTACAG CTCGGTACGATCCTAGCGAAAGCATCGGACTTCAGATCCCACCAATGTTGACTGCAACATTGTCTAGTAGCGAAgctaccaacaccaacagTAGATCACCTGTTCGTAGAACGCGATCTCCATCAAAGACACAAACCTTGCGGCAATCTCTAGATGCGTACCACCGAGTGTCGATATCTCCGCGAAAGATCCAAACTCCATTGAGAACATATGATGAAGTCAGAAGGAGGTCGTCGATGATTCgtgagttgatcaactcgtCTCCGACATTGCCGGAGCCTCCAATCTTACAATCGGAGATCGGAAACTCGCCCCCACCCGTAAGTCACAATAGTAAAGACTCTGCTCAATCGGCTGCAGCTTCGAGCCGAGACGTTCTTTCGCCAGTGTTAATTGAGTCGGTGTATTCGCCAGCAAAGAGCATCCATTCTTCGGCACATCGTAAGGGAGCAGCCTCGGCAGAAAACACCATCCAACGGTTTCCATCAACTCCCAAATTTGTAGAAAGACTCAGCGGTGGTGCTGGTGTAGATATCATGAGAACGCCGTTCGGAACTAGACTTCGATACGGGGACGATAGCGATCTCCAGCCTCCTGAGCTCCAGAATGACGTGCCATTAAGTTCTACAATGACTAGGCCCTCTACAGCGGCAGATGCTTTGCCTGTTGAAGGATCGAGTAAGAGGAAGAGCGGCGGAACTGAGGGCCTGAGCAAGAGACCCCGGCCTCTTGAAACCAACGACGATAACGAAAATGTATTCTTAGATTCTACAAACAAGAACGTTTCTGCTGGTTCTACAGTCTACCACTCGATTTTGCAGCAAGAACGCGACAAGTCTCGGGACAACACCAACCACTCGCAATCGAGATCGATTTCACAGGTGTTTGATGATGTAATCGCGCGAATCTCAGGAAAAAGGACAGATACGAATGTAGATGAAGGTCAAGCCCACGATGAGCTTGAACGGGCCAATGGTCCAGAAGTAAATGACATCTTCAAGGAAGTGTCGGGCACACAGGAAGATGCCAGTCTACAAGACCATACAGGCAACTCCACCAGCGAATTGGGGCCGTTACGTGAGCGCTGGAGAAACATCAACGGGCTCTAG
- the RGA1 gene encoding Rho-type GTPase-activating protein: MTDISITHEIAPAPPPETFRQHDSQPCKKCNQPIYEGHAYELGDDRWHLDCFKCSKCDSSLGCNSNFLVLGNGNLICSNCSYSCKQCGKKIDDLAILTGDQAYCSNCFKCRSCKMKIEDLRYARTSKGLFCMDCHEKLMAKKKKYDAKKKQQQAQLQREKEEREQREREMQLDESRKSNNSSRNSILQSYLSSNGSNTNLGEAPSSTTTTSSTAANNTTITNTTTATSSTASDIYSQTNKSSNSVLSKKKILPNPPTVSGATSGATSATATRGSSDYSHYKEPLVSPQKTRELTTLVPPDNDFSIEEVVNDSDDDDNIANRPSLRPQKDVASSSLLHRRSPPPFLDDEGTQLQKLSTPPFNTPPSHSRQDSKASEYTDAASSNVGAPGSDIPTSKDAELQPAVDIIVKDSEQRTPEMSNTLPVSPSFKPKNLMILSPNQYHDHEFHTTNIESEPSNADVKSDAKSGSPAPTNSTGSIKSNTLSALGDDPRARSGCTSPFAKANRQARVVETNDYIETEGLEDVDYNTILSTPQKRTPSSVTSPPPKAPLPSTPTRRDDNPKGLGLEGINYGDGQDEQRSYLKQQQEKRHRASDDDMTLTPSHNAIHHSPRKSYGSNDAIDGLEQSGTSTLSRMNTLIKTPKLSLKHKRSISGGSTSSGKFGFFKSNKEEKDKEGKGHSRHVSEGSVSNGAAYTTPPLPISTPQSYGATFREHTRSTSDTPFLTSLDSHHDENENFDLKTLKFEISQLSGQKSSLNGECRRLATEKSKLNEQVKSLNAKVQNETSRLNKLLSDIDELEAQKLKLAEYNNQLLDQNRKLESSLDQNRKLETPSDSYSSSYTRVSNDTEYIPNNTTIIGGVHFTELPDESAETNRATRLKFWRRAKNAAPNLVQTSSPGGQSASSQPLAGSNSSQLSGQSGYSYNGSSKVSQNYSSQAIRLPNHSSNGSVDGAINQDKKRFTRSRSTNIIDTLLSNGDSETPNVPLFSSTIQQRADFENVEVPLIITKCLVEVEMRGLDMEGIYRISGGNSAIVAIENAFSNIGASPASDEKQLLKLQEAMSGDINAVTSALKRYFRKLPDPLIPYAIYDDFIKVSSGGNTKVEKKVADLKKVASKLPNANKHTLYLLCKHLSLVSSFANLNRMNYKNLSVVFAPTIARDETGQKEMIDMGHRNETTELMLNHWEKVFDDMIED; this comes from the coding sequence ATGACAGACATATCCATAACTCACGAGATTGCCCCGGCTCCGCCTCCAGAGACCTTCAGACAGCACGACTCTCAGCCATGCAAGAAATGCAACCAGCCCATCTACGAGGGCCACGCCTACGAGTTGGGAGACGACAGATGGCATTTGGACTGTTTCAAGTGTTCCAAGTGTGACTCGTCGTTGGGCTGcaattccaacttcttggtgttgGGGAATGGAAACTTGATCTGCTCCAACTGCTCCTACAGCTGTAAGCAGTGTGGCAAGAAGATCGATGACTTGGCCATCTTGACGGGAGACCAGGCCTACTGTTCCAACTGCTTCAAGTGCCGTTCATGcaagatgaagatagaAGATTTGCGCTACGCCCGAACCTCTAAAGGTCTTTTCTGTATGGATTGCCACGAAAAGCTCATGgcaaaaaagaagaagtatgaCGCtaagaagaaacaacaacaggCTCAGCTCCAGcgagagaaagaagaacgTGAACAACGTGAACGTGAGATGCAGTTGGATGAATCCAGAAAGAGCAACAACTCGTCCAGAAACAGCATTCTTCAGAGCtatctttcttcaaatggGTCCAACACGAATCTTGGGGAAGCCCCTTCTTCTACTaccaccacctcctccaCAGCTGCTAACAATACGACCATCACCAATACGACTACAGCTACGTCTTCTACCGCTTCGGATATATATTCGCAGACAAACAAGTCCAGCAATTCTGTCTTgctgaaaaagaagattcttccaaatccCCCAACTGTTTCTGGTGCTACTTCTGGAGCTACTTCTGCTACAGCTACACGAGGCTCTTCTGATTACTCTCACTACAAAGAACCGTTGGTTTCTCCTCAGAAAACGAGAGAGCTAACCACGTTGGTGCCTCCAGATAACGACTTCTCTATCGAGGAAGTGGTCAACGACAGCGATGACGACGACAACATTGCCAATAGACCTTCGCTCAGACCTCAAAAGGATGTAGCCTCCTCCTCGCTTCTTCACCGTAGATCACCTCCTCCTTTCCTTGATGATGAAGGCactcaacttcagaaactcAGTACCCCACCCTTCAACACACCTCCTTCTCACTCGAGACAGGACTCCAAGGCGTCGGAATATACTGATGCAGCATCTTCCAATGTAGGTGCGCCTGGAAGCGACATCCCCACGCTGAAAGATGCGGAGTTACAGCCAGCTGTAGACATAATAGTAAAAGATTCTGAACAGAGGACGCCGGAAATGAGTAATACGCTTCCTGTTTCGCCCTCTTTCAAGCCAAAGAACCTCATGATACTATCGCCCAACCAGTACCACGACCACGAGTTCCATACCACCAACATCGAATCGGAGCCACTGAATGCGGACGTAAAATCGGACGCCAAATCTGGCTCTCCAGCTCCAACAAATTCTACGGGTAGCATCAAGTCGAATACGCTTTCAGCGCTCGGAGACGATCCCCGGGCCAGATCTGGTTGCACCTCTCCATTTGCAAAGGCCAACAGACAGGCTCGTGTTGTAGAAACGAATGATTACATAGAAACAGAAGGATTGGAAGACGTTGACTACAATACCATTCTACTGACTCCTCAGAAGAGGACGCCTTCTAGCGTGACCTCGCCTCCTCCTAAAGCACCTCTTCCTAGTACTCCTACCAGAAGAGATGACAACCCTAAGGGCTTGGGCCTCGAAGGAATTAACTATGGAGATGGCCAGGATGAACAACGTAGCTATTTGAAGCAGCAACAGGAAAAGAGACATCGGGCCAGTGACGACGATATGACCCTCACCCCTTCACATAATGCCATCCACCACTCGCCCAGAAAAAGCTATGGATCCAACGATGCTATAGACGGACTCGAACAGTCTGGAACGTCAACGTTGCTGAGAATGAATACGCTTATCAAGACCCCAAAACTCAGCTTGAAGCACAAACGTTCAATTTCTGGCGGCAGCACTTCATCTGGCAAGTTtggattcttcaagtccaacaaggAGGAAAAGGATAAGGAAGGAAAGGGCCATTCTCGTCATGTGTCGGAAGGATCTGTGTCCAACGGAGCAGCCTATACTACACCTCCATTGCCTATATCTACTCCGCAGTCTTACGGTGCCACTTTCAGAGAACACACACGTTCGACTTCTGATACCCCGTTTTTGACTAGTCTCGATAGCCATCACGATGAAAACGAGAACTTCGATCTCAAAACCTTGAAATTCGAAATCTCCCAGTTATCAGGACAGAAGTCGTCGTTGAACGGAGAATGCCGCAGATTGGCAACGGaaaagtccaagttgaatgaaCAGGTCAAATCGCTCAACGCTAAAGTTCAGAACGAGACTTCTCGTTTGAACAAGTTACTCAGTGATATCGATGAGCTTGAAGCTCAGAAACTTAAATTGGCGGAGTACAACAACCAGTTGCTCGACCAGAATCGTAAACTAGAACTGTCACTAGATCAGAATCGTAAGCTTGAAACGCCGTCAGATTCATATTCGTCATCATACACCAGAGTTTCTAACGATACCGAGTACATTCCAAACAATACCACCATCATTGGTGGAGTTCACTTCACGGAACTTCCTGACGAGTCTGCTGAGACAAACAGAGCTACTAGACTCaaattctggagaagagCAAAGAACGCCGCTCCTAATCTCGTTCAAACAAGCCTGCCAGGAGGTCaatctgcttcttctcaaCCTTTAGCAGGCTCCAACAGTTCACAACTCCTGGGCCAATCTGGCTATCTGTACAATGGGTCAAGCAAGGTCAGCCAGAACTACTCTTCTCAGGCTATCAGATTGCCGAACCATAGCCTGAACGGACTGGTGGATGGTGCTATCAACCAGGACAAAAAGAGGTTTACTCGGTCTAGATCTACCAACATCATCGACACGCTTTTGTCGAACGGAGATTCTGAGACTCCCAATGTTCCCTTATTCTCTTCGACTATTCAACAGCGTGCCgattttgaaaatgtagAGGTACCGTTGATCATCACCAAGTGTTTGGTAGAAGTGGAAATGAGAGGTTTGGACATGGAGGGTATATACAGAATCTCCGGAGGCAACTCGGCCATTGTAGCTATAGAGAATGCCTTTTCTAACATCGGAGCTAGTCCTGCTCTGGACGAAAAGCAGCTTCTCAAGCTTCAGGAGGCCATGAGTGGAGACATAAATGCTGTGACTTCTGCTTTAAAGAGATATTTCCGTAAGCTACCTGATCCTTTGATTCCATATGCCATCTATGATGATTTCATTAAAGTCTCGTCTGGAGGCAACACCAAGGTAGAAAAAAAGGTAgcagacttgaagaaggtggCCAGCAAATTGCCCAACGCGAACAAGCACACGTTGTACCTCTTGTGTAAGCACTTGTCCTTGGTGAGTTCATTTGCCAATTTGAACAGAATgaactacaagaacttgtctgTGGTGTTTGCTCCTACCATTGCCAGAGATGAGACGGGCCAGAAGGAGATGATAGACATGGGCCACAGAAATGAGACCACCGAGCTTATGTTGAACCACTGGGAGAAGGTGTTTGACGATATGATCGAGGACTGA
- the CGT1 gene encoding ceramide glucosyltransferase yields MPWTYIDVLSYSRIASSVFCLIWYFAMVAAGYIGFVEIMWKFKSRPKLDKDDSRKEYEGVTILRPIKGIDPELLSCLESSFCQDYPHNKLQILFCVDDPSDASIPLIKKLISKYPTIDSEILISTNFNTQTNRSDDHYGPNPKVNNLAKGFVSSKYDILWVMDSNVWAASNLLKNSVKTLNENLNNGRKQADDAKRTVKLVHHVPLALSINPSNNKDDNEYVLTPIQSDDDDSEALLSSGSSRKTRKRFLKKFGAKLDEMFLHTSHSKFYVSLNNLELGPCVNGKSNMYRKSDLDRAVSLIPKFQNTSPFFHTPSVVRDAQYYSSLGPGHSIKFFSRYIGEDNMIGIALWENINGKTGLTGDVVIQPLSGVDNDVSDYIKRRVRWQRVRKYMVLMATLIEPTTESLVCGIFGIYAISTLFLNQWFSGWLFLLHLTIWMLIDYVQYYTLIKHVVTPVNLDYLPSWLENIPPVNRSFLSWLYIWILRELLALPIWIIAMMGHEIDWRGKPFKIKHDLTAEEL; encoded by the exons ATGCCGTGGACTTACATAGACGTGCTATCGTACTCCAGGATCGCTTCCAGTGTGTTTTGCCTCATCTGGTACTTCGCTATGGTGGCAGCGGGCTATATTGGCTTTGTTGAAATCATGTGGAAGTTCAAGAGCCGTCCTAAACTAGACAAGGACGACagcagaaaagaatatgaaGGGGTGACGATTCTAAGACCCATCAAAGGCATAGATCCCgagcttctttcttgtcttgAGTCTTCCTTTTGTCAGGATTATCCTCACAATAAGCTTCAGATTTTATTCTGTGTAGACGATCCCAGCGATGCCCTGATTCCGTTAATCAAGAAACTCATTTCGAAATATCCCACAATAGACTCGGAGATCTTGATCAGTACAAACTTCAATACACAAACCAATCGAAGTGACGACCATTATGGTCCTAACCCCAAAGTCAACAACTTAGCAAAAGGATTTGTATCCAGCAAATACGACATTCTCTGGGTCATGGACTCCAACGTCTGGGCTGCATCGAAccttttgaagaattcagtCAAGACTCTCAATGAAAACTTGAATAATGGCAGAAAACAGGCCGATGATGCCAAGAGAACAGTCAAATTGGTACACCATGTCCCACTCGCATTAAGTATCAACCccagcaacaacaaggaTGACAACGAATACGTGCTTACACCTATTCAATCGGATGACGACGACTCTGAAGCATTGCTCTCCAGTGGGAGTTCCAGAAAA ACGAGAAAGAGGTTCctcaagaagtttggaGCCAAGTTGGACGAAATGTTTCTCCATACGTCTCATTCCAAGTTCTATGTTTCGCTCAATAACCTTGAATTGGGGCCCTGCGTCAATGGAAAGTCCAACATGTACCGTAAGTCCGACTTGGATAGGGCCGTTTCTCTCATACCCAAGTTCCAGAACACATCTCCATTCTTCCACACGCCTAGTGTAGTCAGGGACGCGCAGTACTACAGCTCCTTGGGACCCGGCCATTCgatcaaattcttctcACGTTACATTGGCGAAGACAACATGATAGGAATTGCCCTTTGGGAGAATATCAATGGTAAAACGGGACTTACAGGTGACGTCGTGATCCAACCTCTTAGCGGAGTAGATAACGATGTCAGCGACTACATAAAAAGAAGAGTCAGATGGCAGAGAGTCAGAAAGTATATGGTGCTTATGGCTACGTTGATAGAGCCTACCACAGAATCGCTTGTGTGTGGCATATTTGGTATTTATGCCATATCCACGTTATTCTTGAACCAGTGGTTTAGTGGCTGGCTCTTTCTTTTGCATTTAACTATATGGATGTTGATCGATTACGTTCAGTATTACACTTTGATCAAACATGTCGTAACCCCTGTCAACTTGGACTATCTTCCTAGTTGGTTGGAGAATATCCCTCCAGTCAACCGTAGCTTCTTGAGCTGGTTGTATATCTGGATTCTCAGAGAATTGCTAGCATTGCCCATCTGGATCATTGCTATGATGGGCCACGAGATCGACTGGAGAGGCAAGCCGTTCAAGATCAAGCACGACTTGACAGCTGAGGAATTGtaa
- the CAT2 gene encoding ceramide glucosyltransferase, giving the protein MTSKNLKKNLTSSAIKQANLYKFQSQLPKLPVPALQDTASKYLRSVEPFLSKSQLSETTQKVQNFLKSGEGEKLQDRLVKFAEGKDNWLAEYWDDYAYMSYRDPVVPYVSYFFSHKDIHNQIGQDQLLKATLLAYYTIEFMVEVQNETLEPEVIKGNPFCMNAFRYMFNNSRVPAEGSDITKQYDGASNRFFIVIYNNNFFKVPTHGADGKPLSKSQLYQQLQLVKNDPTPAGVPVGALTSLNRDEYLSAYQTLLKSPINELSLETIFASSFVIALDKHTPITIEEKSKNCWHGDGQNRFFDKPLEFFVSANGNSGFLGEHSRMDATPTVQLNNTVYKKITEEDPKALLQEIAAGPVEIAKTELLEFDLNPTSRANIATAVEKFDKTIAAHHEEIFQHYGYGKGLIKKFKVSPDAYVQLLMQLAYYKLTGKVRPTYESAATRKFLKGRTETGRSVSIESKAFVETWTNPDASIEQKVESFQKAAKQHVAYLSEAADGKGVDRHLFGLKQMLQPGEKVPEIFTDPIFSYSQTWYISSSQIPSEYFQSWGWSQVIDEGFGLAYLINNDWIHVHISAKRGNGLRSDHLKWFLVESANQMKDVLSKGLLEPQAKL; this is encoded by the coding sequence ATGacttccaagaacttgaagaaaaaccTCACTTCTTCGGCCATCAAGCAGGCcaacttgtacaagttcCAGTCACAATTGCCCAAGTTGCCAGTGCCTGCTCTTCAGGATACTGCCTCTAAGTACTTGAGATCCGTTGAGCCGTTCCTCTCCAAGTCCCAGCTTTCCGAAACCACCCAGAAGGTCCAGAACTTCCTCAAATCCGGTGAAGGAGAAAAGTTGCAAGACCGTTTGGTCAAATTTGCTGAAGGCAAAGATAATTGGTTGGCAGAGTACTGGGACGACTATGCTTACATGTCCTACAGAGACCCTGTTGTTCCCTACGTTTCgtatttcttctctcaCAAGGATATTCACAACCAGATTGGCCAGGaccagttgttgaaggctACCTTGCTTGCGTACTACACAATAGAATTTATGGTTGAAGTCCAGAATGAGACTTTGGAGCCAGAGGTTATCAAGGGTAACCCCTTCTGTATGAACGCTTTCAGATacatgttcaacaattcgaGAGTTCCAGCTGAAGGCTCAGATATCACCAAGCAATACGATGGAGCTTCAAACCGTTTCTTCATTGTCATCTACAataacaacttcttcaaagttcCTACCCACGGAGCTGACGGCAAGCCCTTGTCCAAGTCTCAATTGTAccagcaattgcaattggtCAAGAATGATCCTACTCCAGCCGGCGTTCCAGTTGGAGCTTTGACTTCGTTGAACAGAGACGAGTATTTGTCTGCCTATCAGACATTGCTCAAGTCTCCTATCAACGAATTGCTGTTGGAAACCATCTTCGCCTCCTCGTTTGTAATTGCTTTGGATAAACACACTCCTATCACCATCGAAgaaaagtccaagaacTGCTGGCACGGGGACGGGCAGAACCGTTTCTTCGACAAGCCCTTGGAGTTCTTTGTTTCTGCCAACGGTAACTCTGGATTCTTGGGAGAACACTCGAGAATGGACGCTACCCCAACTGTCCAGTTGAACAACACTGtctacaagaagatcacCGAAGAAGACCCCAAGGCTTTGTTGCAGGAAATCGCTGCTGGTCCGGTTGAAATCGCCAAGACtgagttgttggagttcGACCTTAACCCAACCTCAAGAGCCAACATTGCTACTGCcgttgaaaaattcgacAAGACTATCGCAGCTCACCACGAGGAAATCTTCCAGCACTACGGCTACGGTAAGGGCTTGATTAAGAAGTTCAAGGTATCGCCAGATGCTTACGTTCAATTGTTGATGCAATTGGCCTACTACAAATTAACTGGAAAAGTCAGACCAACCTACGAATCGGCTGCTACcagaaagttcttgaaggGTAGAACCGAAACAGGTAGAAGTGTTTCTATCGAATCCAAGGCCTTCGTAGAAACCTGGACTAACCCAGATGCCTCAATTGAGCAAAAGGTAGAAAGCTTCCAGAAGGCTGCCAAGCAGCATGTCGCCTACTTGTCGGAAGCAGCCGATGGTAAAGGTGTAGACCGTCACTTGTTTGGTTTGAAGCAGATGTTGCAGCCAGGCGAAAAAGTGCCAGAAATCTTTACAGACCCAATCTTCTCGTACTCGCAAACATGGTACATTTCTTCGTCGCAGATTCCTTCCGAATACTTCCAATCTTGGGGTTGGTCGCAGGTTATTGATGAAGGTTTCGGTTTGGCatacttgatcaacaacgactGGATCCATGTGCACATTTCGGCCAAGAGGGGCAATGGCTTGAGATCAGACCACTTGAAGTGGTTCTTGGTCGAGTCGGCTAACCAAATGAAGGATGTGTTGAGCAAGGGTTTGTTGGAACCACAAGCCAAGTTGTAA